In the genome of Cydia strobilella chromosome Z, ilCydStro3.1, whole genome shotgun sequence, one region contains:
- the LOC134753815 gene encoding AP-3 complex subunit mu-1, protein MIHSLFIINPSGDVFLEKHWRSVIPRSVCDYYLEAQRASPNDVPPVLAAPHHYLISIQRGGVALVAVCQQEVAPLFVIEFLHRVVDTFQDYFSDCTETIVKENYVVVYELLDEMLDNGFPLATESNILKELIKPPNILRTIANTVTGKSNVSSILPSGQLSNVPWRRSGVKYANNEAYFDVVEEVDAIIDKSGATVSAEIQGYIDCCIKLSGMPDLTLTFVNPRLFDDVSFHPCVRFKRWESERILSFIPPDGNFRLMSYHIGSQSVVAIPIYVRHNLMLRSNGDQGRLDLTVGPKQTMGRTLENVALEICMPKCVLNCSLTANQGKYSYDPVSKVLLWDIGRIELPKLPNIRGTVSVASGADTTGATPSVNVHFTIPQLAVSGLRVSRLDMYGAKYKPFKGVKYVTKAGKFHVRM, encoded by the exons ATGATTCATAGTTTGTTCATTATTAACCCCTCTGG GGATGTTTTCCTTGAAAAGCATTGGCGTAGCGTAATTCCAAGATCTGTGTGCGACTACTATTTGGAAGCTCAACGAGCCTCGCCTAAT gATGTGCCTCCGGTTCTGGCGGCGCCCCATCACTACCTTATCTCCATTCAGCGAGGAGGCGTGGCTCTTGTGGCAGTGTGCCAGCAGGAGGTGGCACCGCTCTTTGTCATTGAGTTCCTACACAGGGTCGTAGACACTTTCCAG GATTACTTTTCTGATTGCACAGAGACTATAGTCAAAGAAAATTATGTTGTTGTGTATGAG CTCCTTGATGAAATGTTGGATAATGGGTTTCCTCTGGCAACTGAAAGCAACATTCTAAAAGAACTGATCAAGCCACCAAATATTTTAAGGACTATAGCCAATACTGTTACCGGAAAATCCAA CGTGTCCTCGATCCTGCCATCGGGCCAGTTGTCCAACGTGCCGTGGCGGCGCTCGGGCGTGAAATACGCCAACAACGAGGCCTACTTCGACGTCGTAGAGGAGGTGGACGCCATCATCGACAAGAGTGGCGCCACCGTCTCTGCTGAGATACAGGGCTAT ATTGACTGCTGCATCAAATTAAGTGGCATGCCGGATTTGACGCTCACTTTCGTAAACCCGCGCCTGTTCGATGATGTCTCGTTTCATCCTTGCGTGAGATTTAAACGATGGGAG TCTGAAAGAATCTTATCGTTCATCCCTCCGGACGGCAACTTCCGTCTGATGTCGTACCACATCGGGTCCCAGAGTGTGGTGGCCATACCCATATACGTGCGACACAACTTGATGCTACGCTCGAACGGGGACCAAGGGCGGCTCGACCTGACCGTCGGACCAAAACAGACGATGGGCAGAACTCTAGAGA ATGTTGCATTAGAGATCTGCATGCCGAAGTGTGTTCTGAACTGCTCGCTGACCGCGAACCAGGGCAAGTACTCGTACGACCCGGTCAGCAAGGTGCTGCTGTGGGACATCGGACGTATAGAGCTACCGAAGTTGCCAAATATTAGAGGAACT GTATCAGTGGCGTCAGGCGCGGACACGACAGGCGCGACGCCCAGCGTGAACGTTCACTTCACGATACCCCAGCTGGCCGTCTCCGGGCTGCGCGTCTCGCGGCTCGACATGTACGGCGCCAAGTACAAGCCGTTCAAGGGCGTCAAGTACGTCACGAAGGCGGGCAAGTTCCACGTGCGCATGTGA